The Trueperaceae bacterium region TCGCCGACGCCGCCCTGCGCGAGATCGCCGTCCGCGCCCTCGACCGCGGGACCGGCGCGCGGGCGTTGCGCAGCGTCCTGGAGCGCACCCTGTCGGACGCGATGTACGAGATCCCCGGTTCCGACGTCGACGCGTTGCACGTCGAACCCGAGGACGTCGAGGACCCGAGCCGCCTGTGGGCGCGCGCCGAACGCCGCAAGACCGCCTGAGTCGCCCCTAGAACGGCGCGGCGCGGAGGCGCGTCACGACCCCCGCGACGCGGGCGGCGGCGTCGTCGATCGCCGCGGCGTCCAGCCCTTCGCCGACGCTGAAGCGGAGGCTGGCCTTCGCCGCCGCGCGCGGCAGCCCCATCGCGAGGAGCACGTGGCTGGGTTCGAGGCTCCCGGCGCTGCAGGCGGAGCCGGCGCTCACCTCCACGCCCGCCCCGTCGAGCGCGATGCGGAGCGCGTCGCCGTCGACGTCCTCGACGCGGACGTTCAGGTGCTTCGGTCCGCGCCGTTCGCCGCCGTTGCGCGCGACGCCCGGGAGCGCCGTCACGGCGGCCTCCAAACGGTCGCGAAGCGCGGCGTAGTGCGCGCCCCGCGCGGCGGCGTCGCGCGCCGCGGCGTGCGCCGCGACGCCGAACCCCACGATCGGGGCGACGGCGTGCGTGCCGGCCCGACGGCCGCGCTCCTGCCCGCCGCCGACCGCCTGCGGCGTGAGGGGGTGGCCGTCGCGGACCCAGAGGGCCCCGACGCCCTGCGGGCCGCCGAGCTTGTGGGCGGAGACCGCGACGAGGTCCGCCCCGAGCGCGCCGACGTCGAGCGGCGTCGCGCCGAACGCCTGCACCGCGTCGCACAGGAACGCCGCCCCGTGCGCGTGCGCGACGGCGGCGAGGGCGGGCACGTCGGCGACCGCCCCGGTCTCGTTGTTCGTATGCATCACCGCCACCAGGGCGGCGGGCCCCTCGAGGCGCGCGAGGTGCGCCTCGAGGACGTCCGGGGTGGGGGCGCCGTGCGGGCCGGGCGGCAGCCACACGAGCGGGCGGCCGCGCGCCGCTTCGCGCCACGCCGCCTGCCGGACCGCGTCGTGCTCCGCGGCGGACACGACCATCGCGCCCCCCCGGTCGTCGGCGCGCGCGTCGAGGGTGCCCTGCAGCGCGAGGGCGTCCGCTTCGGTCGCGCCGGACGTGAAGACGATCTCGCCGGGGGCGCCCCCGAGGGCGGCGGCGACGGCCTCGCGCGCCGTCTCGACGGCGGCGCGTGCGCGTTGTCCGCTGCGGTGGACGCTGCTGGGGTTGGCGGGCACGGCGTCCAGCCACGGCAGCATGGCGTCGCGCACCTCGGGCGCGAGGGGCGTCGTGGCGGCGTGATCGAGGTAGTGGCGGGTCAGGGCGTCAGGCGCCGAGGCTCACCGCTTCGGGCGGCGCCTCGAGGGAGATCAGGTCGCGTTCCTTCATCAGGTCGGCGAGGGTCGTTCCGCCCAGCACGCGGCGGACGGCGGCGTCCACCTCGCGCCACAACGGCTCGGTCCCGCACGCCCCGGTCCGGCTGCAGGAGTCCTCGTCCTCGACGCAACTGACGGGGGCGACGGAGCCTTCGAGCCGCTCGACGACCTCGAGGGCGGTGATGGCGTCGGGCCGGCGCGCGAGGCGATACCCGCCGTGCGCCCCGCGGACGCTTTCCACGAGGCCGCCGCGGCGC contains the following coding sequences:
- a CDS encoding cysteine desulfurase family protein codes for the protein MTRHYLDHAATTPLAPEVRDAMLPWLDAVPANPSSVHRSGQRARAAVETAREAVAAALGGAPGEIVFTSGATEADALALQGTLDARADDRGGAMVVSAAEHDAVRQAAWREAARGRPLVWLPPGPHGAPTPDVLEAHLARLEGPAALVAVMHTNNETGAVADVPALAAVAHAHGAAFLCDAVQAFGATPLDVGALGADLVAVSAHKLGGPQGVGALWVRDGHPLTPQAVGGGQERGRRAGTHAVAPIVGFGVAAHAAARDAAARGAHYAALRDRLEAAVTALPGVARNGGERRGPKHLNVRVEDVDGDALRIALDGAGVEVSAGSACSAGSLEPSHVLLAMGLPRAAAKASLRFSVGEGLDAAAIDDAAARVAGVVTRLRAAPF
- a CDS encoding RrF2 family transcriptional regulator, translated to MWVSTKAQYGMRALIEIGLGGERPTSLKRVAEREGLSHQYLEQIFAVLRRGGLVESVRGAHGGYRLARRPDAITALEVVERLEGSVAPVSCVEDEDSCSRTGACGTEPLWREVDAAVRRVLGGTTLADLMKERDLISLEAPPEAVSLGA